The region GAACTTTGTCTGATAAATTACCTACAATTTGTAAATCAAGGTTTGAATTGGTTACCAAGTTTTGGTTGTTACCTACTGTAATTCCTCGTGAAATGCTTCCGTTGGTATTTAATCCTTCAAAAGGTGTAAAAGTAGTAGCTTGTTTTTCGGGTACTTTAAAAATATATGCACCATCTTTATTAGGTATCATGCGTTTGGTGTCGTAAAGCGCATAGGTTTTAGTTAAAAAGTTGGGGTAATTTAAATACAAAACCGTTAAGGTATCTTGTACAGGTTTAACAAAGGTTAGCTTTGCTTTGTTGTAATCAATGGTGTAATTGGTAGTGTCAAGCACAATACCTTTGTGGTTTAATATTTTAAAATAAGTGTTGTTAAGGGCAACGCTATCTAAATAAATGGTTGAGGTTAACGTATCGGTAATTATTTTTTTTGATTTGTACAGTGAATTTGTTTCTTGTGCATTAGCAAAAGAAAAAATGAACAAACACCATATTAAACAAAAAAAGGGTTTCATGTAAGTTATAACTTCAAAACATCAAAAATAGTGTATTTTTTTTGTAGAAAGTTTATAGGTTAAGTGTTATAATGCTTTCGCAATTCAAATAAAAAGTCTGCATTACCTAAATAATGCAGACTTTTTTTAAAAGGATTTTTTGTTTTAAAACGAATAACCCAGTTTTACACCGTATTTAAAAACAAAATTATCAAAATTGCGGTTGTCTATACCGCCTTTTCCTTTAACTTCCCATTTCCAATTAAAACCAACCGATGGATCTAAACTTAAGTTTTTAGAAAGCTGAATTTTGTAACCAATGTTTGGGTTAAAAATACTCCAGAAAGTGTATTTTCCTTCAAAGTTTTCACCATTAATTTGTTCGTTAAATTTAATTTGGCCGTGTGTAATAAAGTTTTCACCGTAAAAACCTTCGCGAAGACTCTTTTTAAAATAGGTACGGCTACCTAATTCAATAACAAAACCTTGTCCAGTACTCTTTAAATTTTCGTTGTTGTATTCTAATTGTCCGTAACTTACATTAAACATTCGTGAAGTTAAACGGTTGTCTGGATCAGTATCTTTTGTAAATTCTAAACTAACACCATATTGTGTAGGTTCAGAAAAATTGTAGTTTGCAGACACCGTAACAACATCTTTTTGTTTTTCTTGGGCGAAGGCGCCTATTGAAAGTAGGGTTAAAAGGTAAACTAAATTTTTCATACTATTTTGTTGTTTTAAGATTTGGTAAGTATAAACCAAATTATATGCCAAAATTTTGTTAAGAAAATATTTAAGGAACAACAAGCTATAAAAAAAACCGCCTTTGAGCGGTTTTAATCGATTATTCTTTTATAACAATTTGCATGGTTTCATGATTGGTTTGTTGTAAAAGTACATTTTTGTTTGCAATAACTTTATTAGCCGCTTCGGGTGTAAAGTGACGAATAGTGTATAACGAAACATTTTCGTTGTACGTTATTTTAAAGTTGTTGTCTAAATCTTCTAAAATATGTTCAAAATTGCCAAATTTATCTTCAACACAAACTGTAAAACTAATGGCAGCGTTTTGTATAACGTTTACTTTAATGTGTTGTTCGGCAAACAATTTAAAAATATCACTTACTTGATGTTCCATAATAAACGAAAAATCTTTTGATGAAATAGAAATCAATAATTGATTTTTCTTTACAATAAAACATGCAGTTTCGGGTTCTAAATTAGCGCCTTTAGATACCGATGTTCCTGGTAATGTAGGGTTTACAAACGATTTTACATATAAAGGGATTTCTTTGCGTTGTAGTGGTTGTAAGGTTTTTGGGTGAATAACCGATGCGCCGTAAAAAGCCAATTCAATAGCCTCGTGATATGAAATTTGGTTTAATAAAACGGTATCTTCAAAATAACGTGGATCGGCATTTAAAACACCTGGTACATCTTTCCAAATAGTTACACTTTCAGCGTTTAAACAATATGCAAAAATTGCTGCAGAATAATCAGAACCTTCACGACCTAAAGTTACCGAAAAATGATTGGGATCCGATCCTATAAATCCTTGTGTAATGTATAGTTTTTTACCTTGTAATTGGTTGGCAATATTTTGTTCAGTGGCTTTCCAGTCAACCATACCATCGCGATAAGTAGTATCGGTTTTAATTAAATTTCTAGCATCAATCCAAACATTTTCAATGTTTTGGTCGTTAAAAAAGTAACTTAGGATAGTGGTTGAAAGAATTTCACCGTACGATACAATTTGGTCGTACACAAAATTATAATTAGGTGATTTATTGGTAGCTAGGAAAAATTCCATTTCGCCAAATAAAACATTTACCTTATCAAAAACCAAATGGTTTTTATTTGTAAACAATTCATTTAAAATATCGGCATGATAATCTTTAACAATTTGAATAGTTTGCTTCAGTTCTTCGGGTTTCTTAAAATAGGCATTAATAACATCTTCTAAGGCGTTGGTTGTTTTGCCCATTGCCGATGCTATAATTAAACTGTTGTTAAAACCAACTGTTTGTAAAACGTGTAATACGTTGCGAATTGCTTGCGGATCTTTAATAGATGCACCCCCAAATTTGAATACTTTCATTTTGCTTTAATAATAAATTAGGTTCATTAAAATTTGAATTGTTTTGTTGGGCGCAAAATTAACGAACCATTTTCAATGCACAATATCAATTATGTAAAAAACTTAAAAGTAATGGGTTTATATTTACATTTTGCCGATATTTGTATCACTTTTACAATTAATAATGGAAGAAAGATACATTACTTTAGGAGAATTTATTATAAAAAAACAAGCCGATTTTGCTTATTCTTCGGGCGAATTATCGCGCTTGATGAACTCGATACGTTTAGCATCAAAAATTGTAGCACAAAAAGTGAATCAAGCCGGTTTGGTTGATATTACGGGGGCTTTTGGTAGCGAGAACATTCAGGGTGAACAACAACAAAAGTTAGATGTTTTTGCAAACGATGTGTTTATACAAACATTAACAAATCG is a window of Myroides sp. JBRI-B21084 DNA encoding:
- a CDS encoding aspartate kinase, encoding MKVFKFGGASIKDPQAIRNVLHVLQTVGFNNSLIIASAMGKTTNALEDVINAYFKKPEELKQTIQIVKDYHADILNELFTNKNHLVFDKVNVLFGEMEFFLATNKSPNYNFVYDQIVSYGEILSTTILSYFFNDQNIENVWIDARNLIKTDTTYRDGMVDWKATEQNIANQLQGKKLYITQGFIGSDPNHFSVTLGREGSDYSAAIFAYCLNAESVTIWKDVPGVLNADPRYFEDTVLLNQISYHEAIELAFYGASVIHPKTLQPLQRKEIPLYVKSFVNPTLPGTSVSKGANLEPETACFIVKKNQLLISISSKDFSFIMEHQVSDIFKLFAEQHIKVNVIQNAAISFTVCVEDKFGNFEHILEDLDNNFKITYNENVSLYTIRHFTPEAANKVIANKNVLLQQTNHETMQIVIKE